TTCTTTTCTTTTTAATTGTAACAAATCAATGCCATCGAAAATGATCTCCCCTGAGGTTGGTTCAATCAATCGCAATAACAACTTCCCAACTGTTGTCTTTCCACAGCCACTTTCCCCAACGAGTCCCAATGTTTCTCCTCTTTCGATCTGGAATGATATACCATCTACAGCTTTTATACACTGTTTCTTCAGTATCCCGGATGAGAAATATTTTCTCAGGTCTTTAACTTCAATCATATAGCAAGCACCTCACAAAATGTCCATTTTCTATTTCTACCATTTCTGGGTGCATGGTTTTACATATCCCTGTGGCATAGTCACATCGTGGATGGAACCGGCATCCGTCTGGAAGGTTAATTAAAGAAGGACTCATGCCCCTTATCGGTTTTAATCCCCTTTCTGGTAGTGAATTGAGAAAGCCCTGCGTATAAGGATGCAGTGGATTCTTGAATATATCCTCTGTTTTTGCATATTCAACGAGTTCACCCGCATACATCACTGCGATATTATCGCAAATCTCTGCTGCGACTCCTAAATCATGCGTTATAAACAGCATAGACCTTTGCTTTGTTACTTCTCTTAGGAGCTTCACTACCTGCATTTTTATCGTAACGTCCAGCCCCTTTGTCGGTTCATCTGCGATAATCAACGAGGGGTCGCATGCAAGTCCCATTGCGATCATTGCCCTTTCCTTCATTCCTCCACTGAACTCATGTGGATATTTATTTGCCATTTTATCCGGATAAGGTATTTTTACCGCTTTGAGCATTTCTACTGCTTTTTCTCTCGCAGTTCTTTTATCCAATCTTTGATGCAATCGAATCGCTTCTGCTATCTGGTCACCCACTTTTAAAACGGGATTCAATGATGTTGTTGGGTTCTGGAGTATCATAGCGATTTCCTTACCCCTTATCTTCCTTATTTCTTCTTTGCTCAGCCTTAGAAGGTCTTTGCCTTTATACACGATTTTACCTTCTATATTTATCTTTACGGATGAGTGAAACAGACGTATTATGGACATTCCCAAAATACTTTTACCACTGCCTGTTTCGCCTATTAATCCCAATTTCTCTTTTTCTTCTATCTTGAGGTCAACAGCATTCACGGCTTTTACAATCCCGTCCCTGGTTGGGAACCATGTCTTTAGACTTGTTATTTCTAATAGTGTCATATTCGCGTCATACCTCTCAACCTCGGATTCACCAGTTCCTCCAGCGCATAACCAATGAACGTGAGTGAAAGTATCGTCAACGTAATGCACAATCCCGCTGGTAGCATCCACCACATCCATAAGTCTGATATGAATATGGTGGGATACACAAAAGCATAATGGAGAATCATGCCCCAACTCTTTACAACCGGGTCCCCCAGGCCAAGGAAACTCAAGCTCGATTCTGCAATTATTACGTGGCCTGCTTCTATAATCAATCGCACAACGAGCAGAGGAAATACATTTGGCAGGATATGCTTCATTAAAATATACGTGTCCGGCGCTCCGACCATTCTCGCTGCTTCTACATAATTCCTTGTTCTTAGCGACAGCACCTCGGAGCGTATAATTCGCGTGGTTATGGGCCACCCGAGTATAATGAAAATGAATATGAGGTTCCAGATGCTGGGTCGCATGAATGCTGCAATTACTATTATCAATGGCAGTCTCGGAATTGCAAGGAACGCATCAACAATCCGCATAAGGAAAAAACCAAACATTTCAAAGTAGCCGGAAAGAAGACCGAATGCTGTCCCTATAATACCCGAGACGACCGATACGAAGAACGCAATGAATAAAGAGACCCTTGCACCGTATATAAGTTCGCTCAGTATATCCTGACCTATATCATTTGTGCCAAGCAGATGGTCAGAACCCGGATGTTCCATGGGTTTAAACATCTCATGCGGGTCGTAGGGAGCGATATAAGGTGCAAAGACCGCCAACGTCACAAAGAAGAGCAGTATCACAAGTCCAATCAATCCAAGCCTACTCTCTTTATACGCATTCCAGAAACGATTTAAATCCTTTATTTCAGTCATGTCTCAACCTCGGATCCAGCTGCACATAGACCATGTCTGCAACGAAATTCGCTGCAATAATAACAAGCGTGATAATCAGAAATGCACCCTGCAATAATGGATAATCACGATACATTACTGCATCAAAAAGCAGCCTCCCAACTCCCGGATATGCGAACACGGTCTCAACGAGTATCGTTCCACCTATCATAAAACCCGTTCTAAGTGCAATCATCGTGATAATTGGAAGCAATGCGTTCTTCGTCGCATGCTTATGCATAATATACCACTCCGCCATGCCTTTCGCCCTCGCAGTAAGTATATAATCCTCTCCTATCACATTTAGCATTGAATTCCGCATCAGGAGATACACACCACCGATATGGGAGATCACAAGCGTTGTCACAGGTAAGAACAGGTGATATAATATGTCAGAGGCTTCTTCAAGAAGCGACGAATACTCCATAAACGGTGTTTGTGCACCGAAAGCCGGGAATAAATTGAGCTTTACGCTAAATAAAATGATGAAAAGCATACCAAGGAAGAACGGAGGAAAAGACCCGATAGAAAGAAGTGACACGAGCAGTCCGACATCGCTTTTCCCACCCCTATTCCATGCAGATATAGCGCCCAGCAGGATGCCCAGCACCATATAAAGTGCTGTTGATGTTCCAACGAGAAGAAACGTCCATTTCAGTGCTCCAATCAATATGTCTGATACGGGAGCATTGTGATATATTGACCACCCGAGGTCGCCATGCAGAATACCAAGCATATAGTCGTAGAATTGTTGGCTGAGCGGTTTGTCAAGTCCGTAATATGTGAGCAGTTTTGCCCTCGTCTCTTCATCCAGCACGATGGGCATATCCATACCAGGGGCACCGGTTAGAAATGATAATGGGTCGCCGGGCATTAGTCTTGGTAAAAAGAAGTTGAAAGAGAGAACAACAAGGATTATGGCGACGTAACCCGTTATTTTTGTAATCCGGTGCATTTATTTTAGTATGTGGATAAAAAGAGGAGGATATTTATCTGTTCTTCCTCCTCAAAACCAGGTATGCAACCGCCAGTAATCCCGTGATTGCAAATATTACATCGAAGCCTGGCTGCTCTGGCTTTGGCTTTAGTGTTGGTGTTGGTGCTGGTGCTGACGTCGTACCTGGGGACGCTGAAGCAGCAGGTGCAAGTGATGGCGCAGGTCTTACTTCTTCCTCCCCGATGAACACGAGTTTGTTCATCTCGATTGGAATACCAATTCCCACACCGCCTTTTGTAAAGAACCAGGTATCCAGTTTCTCCGGGCGATAGACGCAGCACATCTTTGGATGATACAGGGTGTACACCGGTAGATTCTCGGCAATGCTTTCCTGGAGTTTAAATACAAGCTCTTTTCTTGCTTTGTAATCCATCGTTTCCCGTTGTTCCTTAAATAACGCCGTGTACGTTTCGTTCTTACACGTGCTTCCTGGCCAGTCAGGTTTTTCCAATATGTTTGGATTTGCTATCCCACCGTGACCCGATATAACCATGAAGAAATTACCTTCTTTGAGTATCCCGTCCACGGTGCTCATGTCCATCACTTTTACGTTTATCTTTATGCCGACCGCTGCCAATTGCGATTTTATCAGTTCTGCCTCCCTTGAGAATTTGTCAAGTGTTATCAAATTGAACTCCAGGTCTCCTCCTTCCGGATATTCCATTATTCCGTCGCCATCGGTGTCTGTGAAGTTCAAAGCATTGAGTATTTCGATAGCCTTTGTCACGTTATGTTCATAGTCCGGAAGGTCTGGATTGTACCATTCTGTCACATCAGGATGAATTAATCCCGT
The Methanophagales archaeon DNA segment above includes these coding regions:
- a CDS encoding ABC transporter ATP-binding protein; this encodes MTLLEITSLKTWFPTRDGIVKAVNAVDLKIEEKEKLGLIGETGSGKSILGMSIIRLFHSSVKINIEGKIVYKGKDLLRLSKEEIRKIRGKEIAMILQNPTTSLNPVLKVGDQIAEAIRLHQRLDKRTAREKAVEMLKAVKIPYPDKMANKYPHEFSGGMKERAMIAMGLACDPSLIIADEPTKGLDVTIKMQVVKLLREVTKQRSMLFITHDLGVAAEICDNIAVMYAGELVEYAKTEDIFKNPLHPYTQGFLNSLPERGLKPIRGMSPSLINLPDGCRFHPRCDYATGICKTMHPEMVEIENGHFVRCLLYD
- a CDS encoding ABC transporter permease, with amino-acid sequence MTEIKDLNRFWNAYKESRLGLIGLVILLFFVTLAVFAPYIAPYDPHEMFKPMEHPGSDHLLGTNDIGQDILSELIYGARVSLFIAFFVSVVSGIIGTAFGLLSGYFEMFGFFLMRIVDAFLAIPRLPLIIVIAAFMRPSIWNLIFIFIILGWPITTRIIRSEVLSLRTRNYVEAARMVGAPDTYILMKHILPNVFPLLVVRLIIEAGHVIIAESSLSFLGLGDPVVKSWGMILHYAFVYPTIFISDLWMWWMLPAGLCITLTILSLTFIGYALEELVNPRLRGMTRI
- a CDS encoding ABC transporter permease, which translates into the protein MHRITKITGYVAIILVVLSFNFFLPRLMPGDPLSFLTGAPGMDMPIVLDEETRAKLLTYYGLDKPLSQQFYDYMLGILHGDLGWSIYHNAPVSDILIGALKWTFLLVGTSTALYMVLGILLGAISAWNRGGKSDVGLLVSLLSIGSFPPFFLGMLFIILFSVKLNLFPAFGAQTPFMEYSSLLEEASDILYHLFLPVTTLVISHIGGVYLLMRNSMLNVIGEDYILTARAKGMAEWYIMHKHATKNALLPIITMIALRTGFMIGGTILVETVFAYPGVGRLLFDAVMYRDYPLLQGAFLIITLVIIAANFVADMVYVQLDPRLRHD